TGCCCGGCGCGCTCGCGGTGGACTGTGTGGCGGCCGTCGGCGGCGGCGGGGCCCCGGGTGTGCGGCTGCCCAGCGCCGCGCTCAGCCTGCCCGAGTCCTACGCCGCCAAGCTGCGCACCGCCAGCCCGCCGGTCGTCGGCCGGGTGGAGAGCGGCCGGTGCCTGGTGGATCTGCGCACGGTGGCGCCGGAAGAGGACGAGCTGGTGCTGGCGGCGGTGCTGGCGTGTTCGTCATAGCCACCGCGGGCCACGTCGACCACGGCAAGTCGACGCTGGTCCATCGGCTCACCGGGATGTGGCCGGACCGGCTGGCCGAAGAACAGCGCCGGGGCCTGACCATTGACCTGGGCTTCGCCTGGACCGAACTCGACGGGCACCGGTTGGCGTTCGTCGATGTGCCGGGCCATGAACGGTTCGTTCCCACCATGCTGGCCGGTGTGGGCCCGGTTCCGGCCGTCATGTTCGTGGTGGCCGCCACCGAGGGCTGGATGCCGCAGTCCGACGAGCATCTCGCGGCCTTGGACGCGCTGCGGGTTGGGCATGTGCTGGTCGTCATCAGCAAGGCCGACCTTGCCGATCCGGCGCCGGCGATCGAGCAGGTGCGGGCGCGGTTGGCCGACGCGCCGGTCGCGCTGGGCACCGACCTGGACCAGGTGCGCAGCGGGCTCCTGAAGCTGGTGCAACGGCTGCCGCGGCCGGACCGCGACGGCGACGTGCGGCTGTGGGTCGACCGCTGCTTCACCGTGCGCGGTGCGGGCACCGTCGTCACCGGGACGCTGAGCGCCGGCACGATCCGGGTGGGCGACGAACTCGAGCACGCCGCACGCCGCGTCACCGTCCGCGGCCTGCAGTCGCTGGGCCGAGACGTCGACGAGGCCAACGCGGTGGCGCGGGTAGCGGTGAACCTGCGCGGCGTGGACCGCCGGCACATCGCCCGCGGCGACACCGTTCGCACGCCGGGCACCTGGCTGGATACCGCGGAGATCGACGTGGCCCTGCGGTCGGCGGACGCCCTGCACCGCCAGCTGGTGCTGCACATCGGGTCCGCGGCGGTGCCGGTGCAGGTGCGTCCGCTGGGGACGGCCGGGGCGCGGCTCCGATTGGCCAGGCCGTTGCCGTTGCGGGTCGGCGACGTCGGGTTGCTGCGCGATCCCGGGGAACACCGGATCGCGGCCGGCATCGAGGTGCTCGATGTGCGGCCGCCCGGGCTGCGCCGCCGCGGTGCGGCCCGCGCCCGGGGCGAGGAGCTGGCGACCGGTCGGGTGCGCCCGCCCGAGTGCGCACCCGCGGCGCAGTTGCGCGCGATGGGTCTGCCAGCCACCGGCCGCCGGGTTGGCGAGTGGGTGGTGGATCCGCGGTGGTGGGCCGGACGATGCGAGGTTGCGATCACGACGGTGCAGCGCTGGGTGGCCGAGCACGACATCGCGGCGGGCATGCCGCTGGAGGCGCTGCGGCAGCGGGTGGGCCTCCCGGCCGCCGAACTGGTATCCGAGCTGCTCGACGGCACCGGCCTGGAGGTGGCCGACGGCCTGGTACGGCCGCCCGGGGCGGTCCTGCCGGCCCGCGTCGACAAGGCGGTGCGCACGGTGGAGGAGTGGCTGGCCGCCGACCCGTTCCGGGCGCCGGAGGCCGACGAACTGGCCGAACTGAAGCTGGGCAACCGCGAGCTGGCCGCGGCGGTGCGGGCCGGACGGCTGACCCGGGTTGCCGACGGCGTCGTGCTCGGGCCCGACGCTTTCGCGCGGGCGGCCGCCATCCTGGCGACGCTGCCGCAGCCGTTCACCGTGAGCGAAGCCCGCCGGGCCCTGGGCACCACTCGCCGGGTGGCCGTGCCGTTGCTCGAACAGCTTGACGCGCTGAGGATTACCCGCCGCGATGCGGACGGCACCAGAACGACGCTTTAAGGCTGCGGGTTTGCTCCCCGAGTACGTCACAAGGTTGGATCAAATAATGCACCCGGACAGCAAGCTTGCGAAGTTGATCCAGTCCTGGCCGGTCTACCGCCAGCTCACCGGGTCCGACCCGCTGGGCCGCGGCAAGGCCGCACAGTCGGCTCGCTCGGAAACGCTGACGCCGCGCACCGCCGAGGCCGACCACGTCGCACACTCGGTATGTCCGTTCTGCGCGGTGGGCTGCGCCCAGAAGGTGTACGTCAAAGACGAGAAGGTCATCCAGATCGAGGGCAACCCGGACAGTCCGATTTCTCGAGGACGCCTGTGCCCCAAGGGGTCTGCCAGCACACAACTGGTCACCGGGCCGCAGCGGGAAACCGTCGTGCGCTACCGCGCCCCCTACGCCACCGAGTGGCAGGAACTCGACCTGGACACCGCGATGGACATGGTCGCCGACCGGGTGCTCGACGCCCGTCGCAAGGGCTGGCAGGACTTCGACGCCGACCGCAACACGCTGCGCCGCACCATGGGCATCGCCAGCCTCGGCGGCGCCACCCTGGACAACGAAGAGAACTACCTGATCAAGAAGCTCTTCACCGCCCTGGGCGCGCTGCAGATCGAGAACCAGGCCCGTATTTGACACAGCGCCACGGTTCCCGGTCTGGGGGCCTCCTTCGGTCGCGGCGGAGCGACGGACTATCAGCAAGACCTGGTCAACTCGGACTTCATCGTCATCATGGGCTCGAACATGGCCGAGGCCCATCCGGTCGGGTTCCAGTGGGTGATCGAAGCCAAGGCGCGCGGCACCGAGGTCGTCCACATCGACCCGCGGTTCACCCGCACCAGCGCGCTGGCCGACCGGCACGTGGCGCTGCGAGCCGGCAGCGACATCGCGTTCCTCGGCGGGGTGATCAACTACATCCTGTCCAACGGGCTGGATTTCCGCGAGTACGTCACCGCCTACACCAACGCCTCGTTCCTGGTCGACGAAAACTACCGGGACACCGAGGATCTCGACGGTCTGTTCAGCGGCTACGACCCCGACACGGCCTCGTACGACCCGGCGACCTGGCACTACGAATCGACACATCACGGCGGTCGCGGCGGGGCCGACGACAAACAGCGCGCCGCACCCGATCAGCTCGGCTCCGGCGGGCCGGCGGTGGAGGGCGCAGCTGGTGATATCCCCGCCGACCCGACGCTGCAGCACCCGCGCTGCGTCTATCAGATCCTCAAGCGGCACTACGCCCGCTACACCCCGGAGATGGTCGAGCGGGTGTGTGGCGTGCCGGCCGACACCTTCCTTCAGGTGGCGCGGGCGTGGACGCAAAACTCCGGCCGGGAGCGCACCACGGCGCTGGTGTACAGCGTCGGCTGGACCCAGCACACCGTGGGCGCGCAGTTCATCCGCGCCGGCTCGATCATCCAGCTGCTGCTGGGCAACATCGGCCGGCCCGGCGGCGGGGTCTTCGCGCTGCGCGGGCACGCCAGTATCCAGGGCTCCACGGATGTGCCGACACTGTTCAACCTGCTGCCCGGCTACCTGGCCATGCCGCACGCCGGCCAGGCCAACCTGGCCGACTACCTCGACCGGATCACAAGCCAGAATCAGAAGGGCTTCTGGCACAACGCCGACGCCTACATGGTGTCGCTGCTCAAGGAGTACTGGGGCGAGCACGCCACCGCCGACAACGACTATTGCTTCGACTACCTACCGCGGATCAACGGCGACCACAGCACCTACCGCACCGTCATGGACATGGTCGACGGGACGGTGTTCGGCTACTTCCTGCTCGGCCAGAACCCGGCCGTCGGGTCCGCCCACGGGAGGCTGCAGCGGCTCGGCATGGCCAACCTGGATTGGCTGGTGGTCCGCGACCTGGTGATGATCGAAAGCGCCACCTTCTGGAAGGACGCCCCCGAGGTGGAGACCGGTGAGATCACCCCGCAGGCATGCCGGACGGAGGTGTTCTTCTTCCCGGCGGCCTCGCACGTGGAGAAGGCCGGCACGTTCACCCAGACCCAGCGGATGCTTCAGTGGCGGGAGAAAGCCGTCGACCCGCCCGGGGACGCCCGCTCGGAGTTGTGGTTCTTCTACCACCTGGGACGGCGGCTGCGGGACAAGCTGGCCGGCTCGACCGACGAACGCGACCGGCCGCTGCTGGACCTGTTCTGGGACTACGAGATGGAGGGTGACGAGCCCTCGGGTGAGGACGTGTTGCGCCGCATCAACGGCATCGACCTGACGACCGGCCGGGCGATTAACGGCTACACCGAGTTGAAGGCCGACGGCAGCACCGCCTGCGGCTGCTGGATCTACAGCGGCGTATACGCCGACGACGTGAACCAGGCGGCCCGGCGGGACACCTCGCAGTGGGGCTGGACCTGGCCGCTGAACCGGAAGGTGCTCTACAACCGGGCGTCGGCCGACCCGGCGGGCCGGCCGTGGAGCGAACGCAAGAAGCTCGTCTGGTGGGACGTCGATCGCGCCGAGTGGACGGGCCTTGATGTGCCCGACTTCGAGAAGAACAAACCGCCGGACTACCGCCCGCCCGACGGCGCGGTGGGTGTCGAGGCGTTGCGCGGCGACGACGCGTTCGTGATGCAGGCCGACGGCAAGGGCTGGCTGTTCGCACCCAGCGGCCTGGCCGACGGTCCGCTGCCCACGCACTACGAACCGCACGAGTCCCCGGTGCGCAACGCGCTGTACCAGCAGCAGGGCAACCCGACGCGAATCGTCTACGGCCGCAACGACAACCCGTCGAACCCGGCTCCGCCGGAGGCTCACGGGGAGGTGTTCCCGTTCGTCTTCACCGCCGCACGGCTGACCGAGCACCACACGGCGGGCGGGATGAGCCGTCAGCTGCCCTACCTGTCGGAGCTGCAGCCTGCGTTGTTCGTCGAGGTGTCACCGGAATTGGCGCGCATCCGGGGGCTGACGCATATGGAGTGGGCGCATGTGATCACCAGCCGCACCGCGGTGGATGCGCGGGTGCTGGTGACCGAGCGGATGAAGCCACTTCGCATTGATGACCATGTGGTGCAACAGATTTGGATGCCCTACCACTGGGGTTACCGCGGGCTGGTCGACGGCGACGTGGTCAACGACCTGCTCGGGGTGGTCTTGGACCCCAACGTCTTCATCCAGGAGAGCAAGGTCTGCACCTGTGACGTGCAACCGGGACGACGGCCCCGCGGACCGGCGCTGCTGGCCTACATCGCCGAATACCGCCGCCGGGCCGGCGTCACCACGGCGACCGGCACCCGACTGGACACCCATAGCGAGGAAACCCCTTGAACCGCAACAGTTTCTATGGCCCGCTGAGCGATCCGGCCGGCGACGCCGGGCATCTGGAACACCCAGCGCGAGTCGGGTTCTTCACCGACACCTCGGTGTGCATCGGCTGCAAGGCCTGCGAGGTGGCCTGCAAGGAATGGAATCGGGTGCCCGACGACGGCTTCAACCTGCTGGGGATGTCGTTCGACAACACCGGCATGCTCAGCGCCAACACCTGGCGGCACGTGGCGTTCATCGAGCAGCCGGCTACCGATCTCGGCATCCCGAAATTCGAGCGCCCCGGCGCGTCGGCCGGCCCGGAGTCCCGCACCGACTTTCGCTGGCTGATGAGCTCCGACGTGTGCAAGCACTGCACCCATGCCGGGTGTCTGGACGTGTGCCCGACGGGCGCGCTGTTCCGCACCGAGTTCGGCACTGTCGTTGTGCAGCAAGACATTTGCAACGGCTGCGGGTATTGCGTGTCCGGCTGCCCGTACGGGGTGATCGACCGCCGCGAAGGTGATGGCCGGGCGTGGAAATGCACGCTGTGCTACGACCGGCTGCATGACGGGCTGGAACCGGCGTGCGCCAAGGCCTGCCCCACCGACTCCATCCAGTTCGGCCCGCTCGACGAACTGCGGGAGCGCGCCGCCCGCCGGGTCGAGCAGCTGCAGGAGCGCGGCGTAACCGAGGCGCGGTTGTACGGTCACGATCCCGACGACGGCGTGGGCGGCGACGGCGCGTTCTTCCTGCTCTTGGACGAGCCCGAGGTCTACGGATTGCCGCCGGATCCGGTGGTGCCCACCCGGGACCTGCCGGCCATGTGGCGCTACGCCGGGATGGCCGCGTCGGCCCTGGTGGCCGCCGCGGTGTCGGCGTTCGTCGGGAGCCGGTTATGACCAGGGG
The nucleotide sequence above comes from Mycobacterium pseudokansasii. Encoded proteins:
- a CDS encoding 4Fe-4S dicluster domain-containing protein; this translates as MNRNSFYGPLSDPAGDAGHLEHPARVGFFTDTSVCIGCKACEVACKEWNRVPDDGFNLLGMSFDNTGMLSANTWRHVAFIEQPATDLGIPKFERPGASAGPESRTDFRWLMSSDVCKHCTHAGCLDVCPTGALFRTEFGTVVVQQDICNGCGYCVSGCPYGVIDRREGDGRAWKCTLCYDRLHDGLEPACAKACPTDSIQFGPLDELRERAARRVEQLQERGVTEARLYGHDPDDGVGGDGAFFLLLDEPEVYGLPPDPVVPTRDLPAMWRYAGMAASALVAAAVSAFVGSRL
- a CDS encoding selenocysteine-specific translation elongation factor — translated: MFVIATAGHVDHGKSTLVHRLTGMWPDRLAEEQRRGLTIDLGFAWTELDGHRLAFVDVPGHERFVPTMLAGVGPVPAVMFVVAATEGWMPQSDEHLAALDALRVGHVLVVISKADLADPAPAIEQVRARLADAPVALGTDLDQVRSGLLKLVQRLPRPDRDGDVRLWVDRCFTVRGAGTVVTGTLSAGTIRVGDELEHAARRVTVRGLQSLGRDVDEANAVARVAVNLRGVDRRHIARGDTVRTPGTWLDTAEIDVALRSADALHRQLVLHIGSAAVPVQVRPLGTAGARLRLARPLPLRVGDVGLLRDPGEHRIAAGIEVLDVRPPGLRRRGAARARGEELATGRVRPPECAPAAQLRAMGLPATGRRVGEWVVDPRWWAGRCEVAITTVQRWVAEHDIAAGMPLEALRQRVGLPAAELVSELLDGTGLEVADGLVRPPGAVLPARVDKAVRTVEEWLAADPFRAPEADELAELKLGNRELAAAVRAGRLTRVADGVVLGPDAFARAAAILATLPQPFTVSEARRALGTTRRVAVPLLEQLDALRITRRDADGTRTTL
- the fdh gene encoding formate dehydrogenase, which translates into the protein MHPDSKLAKLIQSWPVYRQLTGSDPLGRGKAAQSARSETLTPRTAEADHVAHSVCPFCAVGCAQKVYVKDEKVIQIEGNPDSPISRGRLCPKGSASTQLVTGPQRETVVRYRAPYATEWQELDLDTAMDMVADRVLDARRKGWQDFDADRNTLRRTMGIASLGGATLDNEENYLIKKLFTALGALQIENQARIUHSATVPGLGASFGRGGATDYQQDLVNSDFIVIMGSNMAEAHPVGFQWVIEAKARGTEVVHIDPRFTRTSALADRHVALRAGSDIAFLGGVINYILSNGLDFREYVTAYTNASFLVDENYRDTEDLDGLFSGYDPDTASYDPATWHYESTHHGGRGGADDKQRAAPDQLGSGGPAVEGAAGDIPADPTLQHPRCVYQILKRHYARYTPEMVERVCGVPADTFLQVARAWTQNSGRERTTALVYSVGWTQHTVGAQFIRAGSIIQLLLGNIGRPGGGVFALRGHASIQGSTDVPTLFNLLPGYLAMPHAGQANLADYLDRITSQNQKGFWHNADAYMVSLLKEYWGEHATADNDYCFDYLPRINGDHSTYRTVMDMVDGTVFGYFLLGQNPAVGSAHGRLQRLGMANLDWLVVRDLVMIESATFWKDAPEVETGEITPQACRTEVFFFPAASHVEKAGTFTQTQRMLQWREKAVDPPGDARSELWFFYHLGRRLRDKLAGSTDERDRPLLDLFWDYEMEGDEPSGEDVLRRINGIDLTTGRAINGYTELKADGSTACGCWIYSGVYADDVNQAARRDTSQWGWTWPLNRKVLYNRASADPAGRPWSERKKLVWWDVDRAEWTGLDVPDFEKNKPPDYRPPDGAVGVEALRGDDAFVMQADGKGWLFAPSGLADGPLPTHYEPHESPVRNALYQQQGNPTRIVYGRNDNPSNPAPPEAHGEVFPFVFTAARLTEHHTAGGMSRQLPYLSELQPALFVEVSPELARIRGLTHMEWAHVITSRTAVDARVLVTERMKPLRIDDHVVQQIWMPYHWGYRGLVDGDVVNDLLGVVLDPNVFIQESKVCTCDVQPGRRPRGPALLAYIAEYRRRAGVTTATGTRLDTHSEETP